The Primulina eburnea isolate SZY01 chromosome 6, ASM2296580v1, whole genome shotgun sequence genome contains a region encoding:
- the LOC140834488 gene encoding uncharacterized protein: protein MAAANSIPPKPIAPPSFPTHRTVADLPQHVLILCEVLSTTPPHEMEARLAATGVQPEPETVQQVLKLSYNSPSTAAKFFRWAGMSRKQTGYSWNLMVDLLGKNNLFEPMWDAIRSMKQEGLLSLTTFVSVFENYALARRFDEAVMTFDVMERYGIQPDIIAVNSLLSAICREDNQTVKALEFFEKIKASIAPDADSFAILLEGWEKEGNIAKAKTTFGEMVIRVGWSSQNMFAYDAFLNTLVRGSQADEAIKFLQLMKGKNCLPGLRFFSNALDIFVKQNDPAHAIAMWDIMVDSGLVPTLRMYNTMIDLFTRNSFIDNAFRLLDSMAFYGAFPDSLTYNMIFECLIKNKKIPEVGKFFTEMVKNEWPPTCENFTAGIKLLFDGDDPEMAIEMWKYMVKNNISPRDDSANTVLLGLCNMGRLADLRRFAEKMIDERIIIYESTMTKAKNAFYKEGRSARELYDHILRKWKSSYT, encoded by the exons ATGGCGGCGGCAAACTCGATTCCTCCCAAGCCGATCGCACCACCAAGCTTCCCCACCCACCGAACCGTCGCAGACCTGCCGCAACATGTCCTCATTCTGTGTGAAGTCCTCTCCACCACTCCACCCCACGAAATGGAGGCTCGTTTGGCTGCCACCGGAGTCCAGCCTGAACCTGAAACTGTTCAGCAAGTCCTCAAACTGTCGTATAACTCTCCCTCTACGGCGGCTAAGTTCTTCAGGTGGGCCGGCATGTCCCGGAAGCAAACGGGGTATTCCTGGAATCTGATGGTGGACTTGCTTGGAAAGAATAACCTGTTTGAGCCCATGTGGGATGCCATACGGTCTATGAAGCAGGAGGGTTTACTCTCTTTGACCACTTTTGTTTCTGTATTTGAGAATTACGCTCTTGCAAGGAGGTTTGATGAAGCTGTTATGACTTTTGATGTCATGGAAAG GTATGGGATCCAACCTGATATTATCGCGGTAAATTCATTACTGAGTGCAATATGTAGAGAAGATAATCAAACTGTCAAAGCTCTCGAGTTCtttgagaaaataaaagctAGTATAGCCCCTGATGCAGACTCATTTGCCATTCTGTTGGAGGGGTGGGAGAAGGAAGGGAACATTGCCAAGGCAAAAACCACGTTTGGGGAGATGGTGATTCGAGTGGGTTGGAGCTCTCAGAATATGTTTGCTTATGATGCTTTTTTGAACACTCTTGTGCGTGGATCTCAAGCTGATGAGGCAATCAAGTTCTTGCAGTTGATGAAAGGAAAGAACTGCCTGCCAGGTTTGAGATTCTTTTCTAATGCACTTGACATTTTTGTGAAGCAGAATGACCCTGCTCATGCCATTGCCATGTGGGATATCATGGTGGATAGTGGGCTCGTTCCAACTTTGCGAATGTACAATACCAtgattgatttgtttaccagAAATAGTTTTATTGACAATGCCTTTCGTCTTCTTGATTCGATGGCGTTCTATGGTGCTTTTCCCGACTCTTTGACGtataatatgatttttgagtGTTTGATCAAGAATAAAAAGATACCTGAAGTGGGTAAGTTCTTTACCGAGATGGTCAAGAATGAATGGCCACCTACATGTGAAAATTTTACTGCTGGCATCAAACTATTATTTGATGGTGATGATCCAGAGATGGCAATTGAGATGTGGAAGTATATGGTTAAGAATAACATTTCACCACGTGATGATAGTGCCAACACAGTGCTTCTTGGTTTATGTAATATGGGAAGGCTTGCAGATTTAAGGAGGTTCGCAGAGAAGATGATTGATGAAAGAATCATAATATACGAAtcaacaatgacaaaagcaaAGAACGCTTTTTATAAGGAGGGAAGAAGTGCTCGTGAATTGTATGACCACATTTTGAGGAAGTGGAAATCTTCCTATACCTAA